The sequence below is a genomic window from Rickettsiales bacterium.
ACATTAAAATCACAGAATTTTCCTTTATCCTCAATGTTAAGAATTATATTTCTAGCTCTTATGATTTTTGCAATCTTCTCTGAAAATTCATCATCAAAATCAGCTACATAGACGATGTTTATAGCATCAAGAGCATTTGAAACATCTTCTAATGAGGGGTTTTTTAGGTGTTTAACTTTTGATACGCCAGCTTTTTCAAGCATTTCAAGCCTTCTATATGTTGCAACACCATCACCAATTACAAGTGCTGAAACATAATCTGGCTTTAATATTATTGGCAACATTAATGAAAATAACCTTTGATAATCTCAAGATAGATATTTTTTAGCGTTTCTAAATCAGAAACAGCAATTTTCTCATCAATTTTATGAGCGGTTGTATTTATAAGCCCAAACTCAGCAACTTCGCAGTAATTCTTAATAAATCTTGCATCTGAAGTTCCTCCAGTAGTTGTAAATTCAGGTTTTATACCAGCGAATTTTTCTGAAGATTTTGCGATAAGATTTGCAAAATCACTTGGTGGAAACACAAAAGATTCATTAACCCTGCCTATCTGAGTTAATTCATAAGTAAATGAATTATTATAATTTTTTATAGTATTTTGAATTATTTCTTCAATTTTTTGTTTAACAGAAATGGCGGTTTGCTCATTATTAAAGCGAATATTCATTTTTGCTTTTGCAGATGATGGAATTAAATTTACTACAGAATTACCAACATCTATGGTTGTAACTTCTAAATTACTAGGCTGAAAAAAATCATTGCCATTATCAAGCCTTAGCTTTGAGAGCTTATCTACAATTTCAGCAACTATTGGCACTGGATTTTTTGCCTTTTCTGGGTAAGCAACATGCCCCTGCACACCATTTATTTTGAGTTCAAAACTAACCCCGCCCCTTCTGCCAATTTTAATTGTATCACCAATTTTTTCAGAGTTTGTAGGCTCGCCAACTATACAAGAATCTATTTTGAAGCCTTTTTCATATATGGCTTTCAGCATTTTTTCAGTGCCGTTAATGGAGTCAGCTTCTTCATCACCAGTTATCAAAAAAGAGATTTTTGCTTTATTTTTAGATGAAGATTTTTCTAAGGAGCTTTCTTGCAGGTATTCTTTAACTGCCGACATAAAACATGCGATAGAACCCTTCATATCCACAGCACCACGCCCTATTAAGAAGCCATTTTTAACTTCCGGCTTGTAAGGATTAATACTCCATTTAGATAAATCCCCCTCTGGAACTACATCTGTATGACCTGCAAAACAAAGATTTTTAGAATGATTTATACAAGGAATTTCAATTTCAGCGTATAGATTTTCAACTTCGTATGAGCCACTGCCAGT
It includes:
- the dapE gene encoding succinyl-diaminopimelate desuccinylase, producing the protein MPYPSLEIASSLISFKSVSGEKDEGAILFIKNFLSDLGFNCFTETFTGSGSYEVENLYAEIEIPCINHSKNLCFAGHTDVVPEGDLSKWSINPYKPEVKNGFLIGRGAVDMKGSIACFMSAVKEYLQESSLEKSSSKNKAKISFLITGDEEADSINGTEKMLKAIYEKGFKIDSCIVGEPTNSEKIGDTIKIGRRGGVSFELKINGVQGHVAYPEKAKNPVPIVAEIVDKLSKLRLDNGNDFFQPSNLEVTTIDVGNSVVNLIPSSAKAKMNIRFNNEQTAISVKQKIEEIIQNTIKNYNNSFTYELTQIGRVNESFVFPPSDFANLIAKSSEKFAGIKPEFTTTGGTSDARFIKNYCEVAEFGLINTTAHKIDEKIAVSDLETLKNIYLEIIKGYFH
- a CDS encoding NAD(P)-dependent oxidoreductase → MLPIILKPDYVSALVIGDGVATYRRLEMLEKAGVSKVKHLKNPSLEDVSNALDAINIVYVADFDDEFSEKIAKIIRARNIILNIEDKGKFCDFNVPAIIRAGDMLITASTAGTAPRIARRAKKILEKQFDNEFAEKMSKVSNHRLTLKSKGASMEVLIEESDKIIDEVGLFDKFCDRCKS